In Streptomyces puniciscabiei, a single genomic region encodes these proteins:
- a CDS encoding SDR family oxidoreductase: MSANKVPAPEELRRDPLPLRGRTALVTGASRRAGIGHAVARRLAAYGASVYLHHHVPHDAAMPWGADRPEAVAESVRAVLGAPGARVVAGPGDLAGPAEPARLVDTVVQEFGRLDILVANHALSGSDGTLDEIDAAMLDAHWAVDTRSVLLLVQAYARSRARLGDGAPGGRVVLMTSGQDLGGGMPDEIAYALQKGALASITRSLAGSLAGRGITVNAVNPGPVDTGYAGGDVHASVAARFPGGRWGLPDDPARLIAWLATDEAGWITGEVINSEGGFRR; the protein is encoded by the coding sequence ATGTCTGCGAACAAGGTCCCCGCCCCGGAAGAACTGCGGCGCGACCCGTTGCCCCTGCGTGGTCGTACCGCCCTGGTGACCGGGGCGAGTCGGCGGGCCGGGATCGGGCATGCGGTGGCGCGGCGGTTGGCGGCGTACGGGGCGAGCGTGTATCTGCACCATCATGTGCCGCACGACGCCGCCATGCCGTGGGGCGCGGACCGTCCCGAAGCCGTGGCCGAGTCCGTGCGGGCGGTGCTCGGCGCCCCCGGGGCCCGCGTCGTCGCCGGACCGGGTGACCTCGCCGGCCCGGCGGAACCGGCCCGGCTCGTCGACACCGTCGTCCAGGAGTTCGGGCGTCTGGACATCCTCGTCGCCAACCACGCCCTCAGCGGCTCGGACGGCACCCTGGACGAGATCGACGCGGCGATGCTCGACGCGCACTGGGCGGTCGACACCCGCTCGGTCCTGCTTCTCGTCCAGGCCTACGCCCGCTCGCGTGCGCGGCTGGGCGACGGTGCTCCCGGCGGCCGGGTGGTGCTGATGACCTCCGGACAGGACCTCGGCGGCGGCATGCCGGACGAGATCGCCTACGCCCTCCAGAAGGGCGCCCTCGCTTCGATCACCCGCTCCCTGGCCGGCTCGCTCGCCGGGCGGGGCATCACGGTGAACGCGGTCAACCCCGGCCCGGTGGACACCGGTTACGCAGGCGGCGACGTCCACGCATCCGTCGCCGCTCGCTTCCCCGGCGGACGCTGGGGCCTGCCCGACGACCCGGCCCGCCTCATCGCGTGGCTGGCCACCGACGAGGCGGGCTGGATCACGGGGGAGGTCATCAACTCGGAAGGGGGCTTCCGTCGTTGA
- a CDS encoding DUF885 domain-containing protein — MSETKSPLPRQVADAYVDDLIALDPVTGTYLGVRESSSRLPDYSPAGQEALAELARTTLAKLDEAERQPGADSDVERRCGRLLRERLTAELAIHDTDEHLRRIGNMDTPGHSVRDIFTVTPAQTDEDWAAIAERLRAVPDALAGYRESLQLGLDRKLFGAPRPTATYIDQLTEWIDTDGTGRGWYEDFAAAGPEALRAELDEAARAATGALVELRDWLRDVYAPSIEGAPNTVGRERYARWSRYFNGTDLDLDEAYAYGWSEFHRILGEMRLEAEKILPGAETPWVALAHLDEHGRHIEGVEEVREWLQGLMDKAIEDLDGTHFELAERVREVESRIAPPGGAAAPYYTAPSEDFSRPGRTWLPTMGQTRFPVYDLVSTWYHEGVPGHHLQLAQWAHVAENLSRYQATIGGVSANAEGWALYAERLMDELGYLTNAEERLGYLDAQMMRAARVIVDIGMHLELEIPADSPFHPGERWTPELAQEFFGAHSSRPADFVESELTRYLTIPGQAIGYKLGERAWLLGREKARERHGDAFDLKAWHMAALSQGSLGLDDLVDELSRL, encoded by the coding sequence GCAGACGCGTACGTGGACGATCTCATCGCACTCGACCCGGTCACCGGTACCTACCTCGGTGTGAGGGAGAGTTCGAGCCGGCTGCCCGACTACTCGCCCGCAGGCCAGGAGGCCCTCGCGGAGCTGGCGCGGACCACGCTCGCGAAGCTGGACGAGGCGGAGCGGCAGCCGGGGGCGGACAGTGACGTGGAGCGGCGCTGCGGGCGGCTGCTGCGGGAACGGCTGACCGCCGAACTCGCCATCCACGACACGGACGAGCATCTGCGCCGGATCGGCAACATGGACACGCCCGGTCACTCGGTGCGCGACATCTTCACGGTCACGCCGGCGCAGACCGACGAGGACTGGGCGGCGATCGCCGAGCGGCTGCGCGCGGTGCCGGACGCGCTCGCGGGCTACCGTGAGTCTCTTCAACTCGGCCTGGACCGCAAGCTGTTCGGGGCGCCGCGGCCGACGGCGACGTACATCGATCAGCTCACCGAGTGGATAGACACGGACGGCACGGGCCGCGGCTGGTACGAGGACTTCGCCGCCGCCGGTCCCGAGGCGCTGCGCGCGGAGCTGGACGAGGCGGCCCGCGCGGCGACCGGCGCCCTGGTCGAGCTGCGGGACTGGCTCCGGGACGTGTACGCGCCGTCGATCGAGGGCGCCCCGAACACGGTGGGCCGCGAACGGTACGCACGCTGGTCCCGCTACTTCAACGGCACCGACCTGGACCTGGACGAGGCGTACGCGTACGGCTGGTCGGAGTTCCACCGGATCCTCGGCGAGATGAGGCTGGAGGCGGAGAAGATCCTGCCCGGCGCCGAGACGCCCTGGGTGGCGCTCGCCCACCTCGACGAACACGGCCGGCACATCGAGGGCGTGGAGGAGGTGCGGGAGTGGCTGCAGGGCCTGATGGACAAGGCCATCGAGGACCTGGACGGCACGCACTTCGAACTCGCCGAGCGGGTGCGGGAGGTGGAGTCGCGGATCGCCCCTCCCGGCGGTGCGGCGGCCCCCTACTACACGGCTCCGTCCGAGGACTTCTCCCGCCCCGGCCGCACCTGGCTGCCCACCATGGGACAGACCCGTTTCCCGGTGTACGACCTCGTCTCGACCTGGTACCACGAGGGCGTGCCCGGGCATCACCTCCAGCTCGCGCAGTGGGCGCACGTGGCCGAGAACCTCTCCCGCTACCAGGCGACGATCGGCGGGGTGAGCGCCAACGCCGAGGGCTGGGCGCTGTACGCGGAGCGGCTGATGGACGAGCTGGGCTACCTCACCAATGCCGAGGAGCGGCTCGGCTACCTGGACGCGCAGATGATGCGGGCGGCCCGGGTGATCGTGGACATCGGCATGCACCTGGAGCTGGAGATCCCCGCCGACTCGCCGTTCCACCCCGGTGAGCGGTGGACGCCGGAGCTGGCGCAGGAGTTCTTCGGTGCGCACAGCAGCCGTCCGGCGGACTTCGTGGAGAGCGAGCTGACCCGGTACCTGACGATTCCGGGGCAGGCGATCGGCTACAAGCTCGGTGAGCGGGCGTGGCTGCTGGGCCGCGAGAAGGCGCGCGAGCGGCACGGCGACGCGTTCGACCTGAAGGCCTGGCACATGGCGGCGCTGTCGCAGGGTTCGCTGGGCCTGGACGACCTGGTGGACGAGCTGTCCCGGCTCTGA
- a CDS encoding ferredoxin has translation MRLVVDLNKCQGYAQCAFLAPDVFAMHGDEALIYNPHAPEEQRERLARAVAACPVQAITADGLDGMGDAGEASDAR, from the coding sequence ATGCGGCTCGTCGTCGACCTCAACAAATGTCAGGGCTACGCCCAGTGCGCGTTCCTCGCGCCCGACGTCTTCGCCATGCACGGCGACGAGGCGTTGATCTACAACCCGCACGCCCCGGAGGAGCAGCGGGAACGGCTGGCCCGCGCCGTCGCCGCCTGCCCGGTGCAGGCGATCACCGCGGACGGGCTGGACGGCATGGGGGACGCGGGGGAGGCGTCCGATGCCCGCTGA